In the genome of Oligoflexus sp., the window CACGCAACATTTCAACACGTCCCAGGAGCAGATTCTTCTGACTCTTAAGGGCATTGCCCCATAAGGTGAGCGATGGCTGCCGAAGATGATGGCCAGGACCGAAGTGAAGAAGCGAGCCCCGAGCGACGCGACGAGTTCCGTGAGCGCGGTCAGATCGCTGTGTCCCGCGAAGTCACATCGGTTTTGGTGCTGGCTGCGGTCATCGGTATGTTCGGCTATTACCTGATGTGGCTGATGCATCGACTGCAGCACTTCATGATTTCCCATTTTCAGCATCTGAGTACCGAACAGGTGACCAGTAAAAGCATCACAGGGTATTTGGGAGAAGTCGGGCGTGAGCTTCTGATTATGATTACGCCGATCTTCATAGCAACGACGGTGGCATCGGTTGCCGTCACCTTCTTTCAGACGCGATTGAACTGGTCCTGGCAAAAATTGGCTCCCGATTTCACGCGGCTTGATCCTTTCAAAGGATTCATGAAGACCTTCAGCATGGATTCGGTGGTCGAGCTTTTGAAAAGCGTGGGCAAGATGCTGATCGTCGGGTGCATGACCTATACCATCCTTCAGGGTGAATGGGTGAAGATGCCCGGCCTTCTGCATATGACCTATCTGCAGTCCTGGGCTTACTGGACATCCATGACCAAGACCCTGATCTGGTCCGTGATCGGTCTGCTCCTCTTTTTGGGTGCGGCTGACTTCCTTTACAACTTCTTCAGCCTTGAAAAGAAGATGAAGATGACCAAGCAGGAAGTCAAAGATGAATACAAAAAGCGGGAATTGGATCCCCATGTCAAAGCCAAGATGAAGCGCATGCAGCGGGAGATGTCGAGCGCCAAGACCATTGCGGCCACACGCACGGCGACGGCTGTCATCACCAACCCGACTCACTTTGCGGTCGCCATTTATTATGAACTGGGCATGGGTGCCCCCATCGTCGTGGCCAAAGGCCAGGATCTGGTTGCGAAGCAGATGAAGGAAGTCGCCAAGGAATCGGATATCCCGATCATCGAGAACAAGCCCCTGGCGCGAACTCTTTTCAAGGTTTGCAAAGTCGGCCAGGAAATACCTGAGTCTCTTTACAAAGCCGTGTCCGAAGTTATCCGTTACGTGTTCCTGCTCAAAGGTAAAAAACTCAGTCGGAAATAGTAGGAGCTGATCAATGGCCGGAGCCGCCGTCGAAAAAACTGATGGATCCAATTCGGTCCTGAAGTTTTTAAAATCGCCTGATGTCCAGTTTGCACTGGCTCTGGTTGCGATCATTTTCACCATGATCCTGCCTTTGCCGATGTGGCTACTGGACCTCCTGCTGGCGACGTCCGTGGCGTCTTCTCTGATGATTCTTTTGACTTCGGTCTATGTTCGCGACACCATGGAATTTTCCACCTTCCCCACCGTCCTTCTTGTGACCACTCTTTTCCGTCTGGGTCTGAACGTCGCGACCACCCGTAGTATTTTGCTTGAGGCGCACACCGGACACGTCAGTTCCGTGATCAGTTCGTTCGGTAACTTTGTGATTGGTGGGAACTACTTTGTCGGTTTTGTGATCTTCATCATACTGGTTGTGATCAACTTCATCGTTATCACCAAGGGTGCGGGACGT includes:
- a CDS encoding EscU/YscU/HrcU family type III secretion system export apparatus switch protein, producing the protein MAAEDDGQDRSEEASPERRDEFRERGQIAVSREVTSVLVLAAVIGMFGYYLMWLMHRLQHFMISHFQHLSTEQVTSKSITGYLGEVGRELLIMITPIFIATTVASVAVTFFQTRLNWSWQKLAPDFTRLDPFKGFMKTFSMDSVVELLKSVGKMLIVGCMTYTILQGEWVKMPGLLHMTYLQSWAYWTSMTKTLIWSVIGLLLFLGAADFLYNFFSLEKKMKMTKQEVKDEYKKRELDPHVKAKMKRMQREMSSAKTIAATRTATAVITNPTHFAVAIYYELGMGAPIVVAKGQDLVAKQMKEVAKESDIPIIENKPLARTLFKVCKVGQEIPESLYKAVSEVIRYVFLLKGKKLSRK